A single region of the Branchiostoma lanceolatum isolate klBraLanc5 chromosome 1, klBraLanc5.hap2, whole genome shotgun sequence genome encodes:
- the LOC136422383 gene encoding uncharacterized protein, with product MPKSNQPGEQPTNWIIPRDSRRGETEPDDNRDSRKAAAALLFFWCFPLLGIFFVYVLFVHLKAMEPDQARRPPTGSRPPLVRSGSAAIRRPAAPPPSPPQRRRQRHRPRLGSTGSSTGESTSSNSGSYVSMQLGEESDMYDRIMALEDTVTTLTTELKQARTVHPAKHIVLRMMNEKATEIGRLTGQLALKSEDNVLLLEENESLKVENEALKVQLVALRTALSVIRPFPVHRGDQQTAAARRAAYIRSQSAPCPVDSHEDQQTTAASRRAAYGRSKSAPSPTASQDDVFLPSVSEMDEVDSAETRRKRFNKQNSQRRGSSIKKMFRKFQRMSSYHGSATSKNG from the exons ATGCCCAAGTCGAACCAACCCGGTGAGCAGCCGACGAATTGGATTATTCCCCGAGATAGTAGAAGGGGCGAGACAGAACCCGACGACAACCGGGACAGTCGAAAAGCGGCCGCAGCCCTTCTCTTCTTCTGGTGTTTCCCGCTTCTCGGAATCTTCTTCGTCTACGTTCTGTTCGTCCATCTCAAAGCCATGGAGCCGGACCAAGCCAGAAGACCGCCAACGGGAAGCCGCCCTCCTCTCGTCCGTAGCGGGTCTGCTGCGATCAGACGCCCGGCGGCACCTCCCCCCAGCCCGCCGCAGCGGCGCCGACAACGCCACCGGCCCCGACTCGGCTCGACAGGCAGCAGCACCGGAGAGTCCACCTCCAGTAACTCCGGCTCATATGTGAGCATGCAACTCGGGGAAGAGAGCGACATGTACGATAGGATCATGGCCCTGGAagatacg GTAACAACACTGACGACTGAACTGAAGCAGGCGCGGACGGTTCACCCTGCCAAACACATCGTGCTGAGGATGATGAACGAGAAGGCGACTGAGATCGGCCGGCTGACCGGGCAACTCGCACTCAAGTCCGAGGACAACGTCCTGCTGCTCGAGGAGAACGAGTCCCTCAAAGTCGAGAACGAG GCTCTTAAAGTTCAACTGGTCGCACTGCGGACAGCTCTAAGCGTCATTCGGCCATTCCCAGTCCACCGAGGCGATCAGCAGACGGCGGCGGCGCGGAGGGCAGCCTACATCCGATCGCAGAGCGCTCCCTGTCCGGTGGACAGCCACGAGGACCAGCAGACGACAGCAGCGTCTCGAAGGGCGGCATACGGGCGATCAAAAAGTGCTCCAAGTCCTACAGCCAGTCAAGACGACGTCTTTCTCCCTTCGGTGTCTGAGATGGACGAGGTCGACTCTGCGGAAACAAGACGGAAGCGTTTCAACAAACAGAACTCTCAAAGAAGGGGTTCCTCCATCAAGAAAATGTTTAGGAAGTTTCAAAGGATGAGCAGCTACCACGGCAGTGCCACGAGTAAAAATGGTTAA
- the LOC136422389 gene encoding pseudouridylate synthase RPUSD2-like has protein sequence MGRIYACLCPLWKVVSRSYRPGFGRTVSTTSIGNLYSRGPGKTTFTPARNITQRYSRSFGSVVAMEETPGKEENTKGKRQPSNYTEQAGPSKRARMDSPKDKSRHNYKHKVFEPTRKTVGFDQVMFNETSSYIENGLRKVQPYFFTFEAFAKGRWLGRTVMDIFSSEFRAHPPEHYEKAIKMGRLLLNGECVKLDTVLKDNDFMQNTVHRHEPPVVADPVQIVEETDDLVVINKPASMPVHPCGGYRHNSVIFVLGKEHGFQNLHPIHRLDRLTSGILIFAKNLSTKHRLDAQIKGREVKKVYLARVEGEFPEKVECDKPIFAVKHKLGVCRVCPEGKSAKTSFERVTFNGRSSVVRCFPETGRMHQIRVHLQYLGHPIINDPLYNSAAWGSKRGKGGIDSTSMNDILGKLVTEETERQSSGPSGDSNSAQTGSSESEHTPSEQSADLDTEEGAKVKGQGVTKSTDDLSSVDPICDECRVSRRDPTPKELVMYLHALSYEGEGWSFETPPPKWASEDWVED, from the coding sequence ATGGGTAGGATCTATGCGTGTTTGTGTCCTCTCTGGAAGGTCGTTTCTCGTAGCTATCGCCCCGGATTTGGCCGCACTGTTTCGACGACTAGCATCGGTAACCTCTATTCACGTGGCCCTGGTAAAACGACTTTCACACCAGCGAGGAATATAACTCAACGTTATAGCCGCTCGTTTGGTTCTGTAGTTGCCATGGAGGAAACGCCCGGTAAAGAAGAAAATACCAAAGGAAAACGCCAGCCTTCAAACTACACAGAGCAAGCTGGCCCCTCCAAACGTGCCAGAATGGACTCTCCCAAGGACAAGAGTCGCCACAACTACAAACACAAAGTCTTCGAGCCCACCAGGAAGACTGTTGGGTTTGACCAGGTGATGTTTAACGAGACAAGCAGCTACATCGAAAACGGACTCCGGAAAGTACAGCCCTATTTCTTCACGTTCGAGGCTTTCGCCAAGGGCCGTTGGCTCGGCCGGACGGTTATGGACATTTTCAGCAGCGAGTTTCGAGCCCACCCTCCCGAGCACTACGAAAAGGCGATCAAGATGGGAAGACTATTGTTAAACGGCGAGTGTGTCAAGCTCGACACTGTCCTGAAAGACAACGACTTTATGCAGAACACTGTGCACCGTCACGAACCCCCCGTTGTTGCAGACCCCGTGCAGATAGTAGAGGAGACGGACGATCTCGTGGTGATCAACAAACCTGCGTCCATGCCCGTCCATCCCTGCGGCGGCTACCGTCACAACTCCGTCATCTTCGTCCTGGGGAAGGAGCACGGCTTCCAGAACTTACACCCGATACATCGCCTGGACCGCCTCACGTCTGGAATCCTCATCTTCGCCAAGAATTTGTCGACGAAGCACCGACTGGACGCACAGATTAAAGGCAGGGAGGTGAAAAAGGTGTACCTCGCGAGAGTCGAGGGTGAGTTCCCGGAGAAGGTGGAATGCGACAAGCCGATCTTCGCGGTGAAACACAAGCTGGGCGTCTGCCGCGTTTGCCCAGAAGGAAAGTCAGCCAAGACGTCTTTTGAGAGAGTGACCTTCAACGGGAGGTCGAGCGTGGTGCGGTGTTTCCCAGAGACGGGGCGCATGCACCAGATTCGCGTGCACCTCCAGTACCTCGGCCATCCAATCATCAACGACCCTCTTTACAACAGCGCCGCATGGGGATCAAAAAGGGGGAAGGGCGGCATAGACAGCACAAGTATGAACGATATCCTCGGGAAGCTAGTCACGGAGGAGACTGAGAGACAATCATCAGGTCCAAGTGGTGATAGTAATAGTGCACAGACTGGTTCATCTGAATCAGAACACACTCCCTCAGAACAGAGTGCTGACCTTGACACTGAAGAGGGGgcaaaggtgaaaggtcaggGGGTAACAAAGAGTACTGACGATTTGTCCTCAGTTGACCCCATCTGTGATGAGTGTCGTGTCAGCCGTCGCGACCCAACCCCAAAAGAGTTAGTAATGTACCTGCATGCTCTGAGTTATGAGGGGGAGGGGTGGAGCTTTGAGACACCACCACCCAAGTGGGCAAGTGAAGACTGGGTAGAGGACTAG
- the LOC136422397 gene encoding uncharacterized protein produces MAALGSHVHGLTLPFATTFDTSQMRPELSWLHEPQDFMLRADGTNGIRVTPKEKSDFWRKTYYVPELIADNGHLLYTPVTDPDCVMETMFEVSAVNQFDQAGLMVRYDHEHWLKTGLEYVDGHFRLSCVVTNVYSDWSTQDWPSGRLSIRVYRQGNSYVVENKAHDEDRWDFIRILHLEPPAPTSDPQVAMMGPMVCAPTARGGSALFHKFNVRHSDGYLQYHHN; encoded by the exons ATGGCGGCTCTGGGCTCGCACGTACACGGACTGACCCTCCCCTTCGCCACCACGTTCGACACCAGCCAGATGCGACCGGAGCTGAGCTGGCTTCACGAGCCGCAAGACTTCATGCTACGGGCGGACGGAACCAACGGCATCCGCGTCACACCG AAAGAGAAGAGTGACTTCTGGAGGAA AACGTACTACGTGCCGGAGCTGATCGCGGATAACGGTCACCTGCTGTACACGCCCGTCACAGATCCCGACTGCGTCATGGAGACCATGTTTGAGGTGTCAGCTGTCAACCAATTTGACCAA GCAGGTCTGATGGTGCGGTACGATCatgaacactggctgaaaacg GGTTTGGAGTACGTGGATGGCCACTTCCGGCTGAGCTGTGTGGTCACCAACGTGTACAGCGATTGGTCCACGCAGGACTGGCCGTCAGGGAGACTGTCAATCAGGGTGTATCGTCAAGGCAACAGTTATGTG GTGGAAAACAAGGCCCACGACGAAGACAGGTGGGACTTTATCCGAATCCTCCATCTTGAGCCCCCTGCGCCGACCTCTGACCCCCAGGTGGCCATGATGGGGCCAATGGTGTGCGCCCCAACGGCCAGGGGAGGCAGTGCGCTCTTCCACAAGTTCAACGTGCGACATTCGGACGGCTACCTCCAGTACCATCACAACTAA